Part of the Henckelia pumila isolate YLH828 chromosome 2, ASM3356847v2, whole genome shotgun sequence genome is shown below.
CATCCCCTACGAGCATGTATCTTGTGAAACCATCTTACATATATTTATTCGTGAGATATGTCAGTCATacacatatttacaataaaaataataatttcagtatataaaatatattttttcatgagtGACCCAAATAGGAGATCCATATCACGAAATTAACCCGTGAAATCATCTCACAAGAGTTTTTTTTGAGTGAGTCCCATGTGGACCGATTCATAGATTTATTTTGTGAGATATGTTGATTCCGAAAGACAGGTTCATGTCTGCAATAAAAAGACATTAATTTTGATATTAAAAGTAATACTTTGTCATGAGATAAGTCAAATAAAATATCCGTGTACAAAAATAAACTGTGAAACTATAAAACAATCTCATACTAGTTTGTGTTAGTtactaatattgaaaatttattgtcaaataatttaaaaaaaattcaagtatTTGACTTAAATAATTGAAGCTTAGCTACAATAAATTTAGTACTCATGACTTATTTATCATTTTTTGATTTCAAATCGATAAGTAAAAATTATTGGTAttgttatataaaaatatttcaaataaataaaaatagtttCGCTCGATTActaattcaaagaaaaaaaataaaaatcataaattacaaaatccataaattttatgaaaaagtttacaaaaattcatataaaagtCCTACAAAATAAAACTACAAGAATGTATGAAAATCTTCACGAGATTCTAATTAGCCGAGCAAATGTCAGAAAGGAAAACACtggataaagaaaaaaaaagggcTTTAGCCATACATGGAATCACATTTTTTCTGCTTTTTAGAATGTGGTTTCCAAAAGCTCGTGGTTCCAGAAATAAAGATACATCTGTGATTCCCCTAAATATAAAAAAGACGGTCCCAGAAATTATTTATAGCAAtgaagaaaattgatttttcattTCGACTAAAATTTAAGCCTTTAAATCTGGATTGTCACGGAGGCCAAGCTTAGAGAGCACAAGAGTGTAAGAATCCCAGTCGGTTTTTCGGAGATACTTCAATAACTTTTTCCTCCTCTGAACCATTTCTTGAAGTCCCTTTCGAGAATGCTTATCCTACAACATTCAAGTGATACAATGCAAGCTGGATTAACGTCGCCATATGACAACCATATAACAATAGAATTGGATCTTCGGCTTCATTATGGAAGAACGACAATTTCGTCCGAGAAACTAACCTTCTTGTGCAAAGCGGTTGACAGATGCTTGATCTTTGTAGTGAGCTGAGCAACTGTTCCAAAAAGATCATAGTATTAAGAAGTGTtttttgccaaaaaaataatatgcacTAACATAACCATTAACAACAATTAGCACATGCTAATTCgagcccaaaaaaaaaatttgcttttGGTTGTGGCTTTTTGGTTCTTAAATTTCATTGAAAAAAGGTTCTGCCACAAGTTTCTACTTCCATGGGTAACACTTGGAATTCTTAGCTAATTTTAGGATCAAAGCTTCTTTAAACATCATTTCCTATTCTTGTAGAACATCTCACTTTAGGCATTTGCTGCCGTAGATGCATCAGACACCTTTCTCTACAAGACCACCTCAAAACCACCTAAAGTCTGATTATGACACTGCATAAGCGTCGTTAATAAATTGATTCCAGCGACCATAAAAAGCCCGGAATTTCTCAAATTACATTAAATGAGAAAGATAAAACTATGGTCACCTAGGCCCAAAGTGGCTCGCAAAAGTTGCACACAAACTCTCAAACATCGTATCCAACACATTTCGTTATTTAAATGTAAGTCCCACCATATGAGCCcacaatatcaaaatcatgattgtCATTTTTCTTATTTAACCTAACAAGATAACACTATTTACCAAAGTTTGATCTAAAGatataagattaaaaaaaaaaaccatactTACTGAAACCAAATGTCTGATAAGTACACATAAATTTTATCAAGGATCATAACAATCAAACAATGATGGGTCCTTTTTTTCATGAGCTTTACAGGTACAGAACTTCAAATATCCAACCACACCAGACGCCGTACCCAGTACACAAATTTTCATCCTGACCCAATTTGAGAATTGAATGACCAACATTTGGAAAAACATTATAAGCTACAATGCAGACCAGAAGAAAGGAAACCCAATCTGAGACTGGAGTGAGCATCATCTAGAAATGATTTGTGACCTATGTCAAGCTTGTCCTGATTCCATAACTAGAGAAATTTTCACACAATTTAAGACTTTAATCCATATTAGAAATTGTCATGAACTAAAAGAAACTATAATTTTTGGTATCATCATCTCATCTCAATCCCATCCCAAATTTAAAAAGAGTGAATTCAAAAGAGTTCACCTTGAACACGAGCAGATCCACAATCTGATTCCGACATTTTAAATTCATCTCTTACTTTTTGAAGCTCCAACTTCAATTTCTCAGCAGTTGACATATGGTCAGGATGAAAATACTGTATAGCACAACAAGAACATGATTACACAAATTTAGTCTCGGTACGACATTAACATACTGAAAGTAAGGATAATAAAACCCTAAATTACTTTGTTTCACAGTCAAATATTTGTGTTCTACTGTTGTCCAAACTTATTCTTAAATATACAACAAATGACTGAATACTCAGTACAGCCAATGAATATAAACACAATTAGTTTTCAAAAAATGGGACAAGAATCAATAGAAGTACAGCCAATGCACGAAATAGAAAAGTTCATTCCTGTACCCAATAAATGGATAATATTGAACCATAGCCAAATCACAATTCATAGTCCTCGAGCAAACATTTTATCGTATCAACAAAATGCAGAGAATATGCGGATAAATTTTATGCAAAATAAAATTGGCAACAAAGATAATTCAGTCAGCGGATGGTCTGCGAAGGCACGGATAGCAATTTctaatatttgatttcagatTACCAAGATCAATATTTCAGCTTCCAGAAAACAATACCAATCTGACGAAGCACACATAGTTCTAGTCGAAACCAGCATACTTAAAAATAGTTTAGCCGGAGTAAACTTATATATGTGAGGCACAAGGAGTACATAAAATATGTTTATATGATCAATTGCATAGACGGTTTTAACAATGCACAAAACTAAGTttaaactgaaaaaaaaaaaagtaaccaAGAAAATAAAGCACTTGCCTTTTCCAGGAGGTGGTCCTTAGGAGGTTTCAACATAAAGCTTGGGGTTCCACCAAGATAGCTTAAAGTGTATTGTTGATGTACTGTAAGAGTTCATTAGTAAACAACAGGCTTTAAGCAAATACATTTGCATAGAGTAATTTTAGCGGCTGCTAACAAGTTCAGGGAGATTTAACTTATTTCCTTTTAGGAaacatgaatttttgaaaaaataagtcTAGTATTTTGAAATTTACTCCATTGAGAACAGCTACTAACACACCTTCGACTCCTCGCAAGAGATTCTAaaaggaaaaacaaaaaaaaaaaaaaaaaaaaacttactaTCTCTCTTCGCCTGCCCCTCAGACTTCGAATCAATAGCCACAAGGCATTCCCTCAATTCTTTGTATAGTATAGACGAACTACTTGACTCAGTCTCCTTTTCCTCAAGCAGCCTCATTTTATCAAGCCTATCATTTAACTCCTGCAAAGAAAACCACTTCCCCTTCTTATCGGGCCTCAAACTTGCAAGCTTCTTCCCCATCTCCTCATAATTATATGACCTCGCATATTTCAATGTCCCGGCAGTTGAAGCCCCATTATCTTCACCACCGACTTCCTTTTTATCCTTACCAAAGAATGATGCAGGTAAACTTTCAGTGCCTCCAATGATCAACTGAGGTGAATTCATTTCCCCAGGTTTCAGTTTCAAGCTTTCCTTTAACCTGGCAAGTGACATTGGATCCATGGGCTTCCCACTAGGATCATGTCTCTGAGACATGGTTGTGTCCTGCAACTTACGCAAGCGAAGGCGAATTTCATCAAACTGGGCCTTCGCACCTGTGGCTGTGGACAGGTATTTAGATGGGGCGGTGGAATTAGAGGTGTCGGTTTGCGAACTTAGGTTTTTCATGTAGAGCTCTTGGAATGAGGCAGGTTGATCGgaggaagatggaggtgggacagCAGAACGGCGGCGGAACTCGGAGAGTTGTTTATTAATTTCTTGATAGGAAAGGGTTTTAGAAGGGGGAGACTGCAGGGGTCTAGAATTCGAAAAGGAAAAGGGTTTACGCTGCATTTGGAGATTAGCTTTTATGTCTTTGAAATACGAGGATGGTGTGGGTCGGTGTTCGGGATCAGGTTCTGCTGGTCCTAGAGAATTGGGAGAAGGGTCAGAGGATGTGGAGAAGTGGTGGTGGATAGGATCACGGCGGAGCCGTATGATGCGTTTGGTTATCGCCGCCATGGACGGTGGTGTAGGAAATACAATGCAAAACAATTTAAGCCACTTGGAAATAGGATGAAACCCACATTTGTTTGTCCCCTCTTGAAATCCTGAAaatgatcgaaaaagaaaattaCAAAACTTTTTATTTCTTTGCAAGACTCGAACAAACTACCAGATTAATAAAACGAATTTGGAAACACAGCATTGGATTAAAATCTGATTCAACAAAATTTAGCATACCTTAAGCCACCAAAGAAATTTGAATGACGCCTCAATTTCTCCAATCACATTACGAGACGAGAAGAAATTAAAGATCGGAGCAAGGTTTCCTTCTCTGTTCTAACGGCGGCCAAGGGTTTTATTCATCTGACATTTGGGCGTTCGAAAACAAACCtttttttgttaaataaattgattggtttaattttaattaaaggGATTAATAATTTCCATTCCTTAAAAAAAAGTTAatgtaaaaaaaatacacaagttattaaaaaataatttttaattttattttcatctgtatttatattgtttttgtaattttcaaaacaaatgatatttagttcttatgtttttttattttttatttacctttttagttttttttttattaaaatttaaattatttaaattaatcatAGTATCTCATAAAACCTACTCACAAGATtgtcattttaaaatataacattGTTTTATCAAACTATAGTtaatatatttatgtattagtatttaaaaaataaagataaattaattttgatgtttaggcaccgtttggttcgaggatgagataaataatatttgGATTAGTAATATAgtgtaatataaaataaataaaaaatgatagttaatttagtatttgatttgattgatagattatagtttatttgatttgattgattgaattttatattaaaaatataaattactattttgtccttttgagaataaataaaatatgaataatattatttataagggtaatatagtaatttaaattcaatgatttgattgatgtaatataaatgattaatgatttgattgatgtaaaataaataattaatagatggataaataatatgagaaAAAGAACGCGGGATTGGATATGATAAGTTGTACAAGTACTAATTGTACTTGTATCAAACGGTACCTTAGTGTTTATTGACCTAATATAAATAGAGTTGTAATAATATCTTTATAATAAAGTTATAGGATTGGTGGAGTGTTTAGAAGAGGGTTGAAAAATACGCACAACAAattcttttttaaaataatttagtcAGTTTAGCAACTGAATTGTGTAATTCTCTTCAGAATATGCAGAACTGATGCCATCTAGGCTGAAAAAGAGTCAATCTTGACATATAAGTTGTCTTGAACGGAATCAATCTTTGAAGATAGATTGGCATGAACCGAATCAAATCTTTGCCTCAACATCTGGTTTCTCCATCTCTACATCATGTTGTTCACCAATGTCTTGAGTAACTGTAACACcaagaacttttaaaatttgaatatcatgcctaaaattattttcagtatttatatttttaatttcttgaagttaattgtttaagtttcagttaaagatAGCATTGCtcgacttatttgaattaaatgccttgaattgtttagttagtgagtttctatcccggcaggcgacgatggtgggcttcggtggtatattttcaagactttcgtttttaagattttaagttagaggaaaaaggggattttggccaaaaatgtgaattttgaacttttaaggggtcaaaaagcaattttatcattttcttggattatttcctaaacttttcataaaataggattttattaaatccgggctagtgtaatttcaattaaaatattgagagttgaaattttaaacttaAAAGTTTTAAAGGTGCAAAAGTTTGAGGTAAAGAGTTGTAATAGTGCTAGTAGCACTTTTACAAGTACAAAAGCAacttaaaacactacacacaatacactctcATTTATTTCCCTCTAAAATACACATTTACAACCTAAgtcaaaaccctagcccctttttGACTCAAGAGCCGCCACCCCCCTTCCCCTTGAGATTTCACTTCGGCCGGCTCCTCTCCCTCGCCTCctagccgccgccgccgccgaccACCGTCGTCCCCACCGCCGGAGGAACTCCACAAGAAGCTTAGCTTGGTGTTAACTTGAAGTTTCAGCTCTcctttcctttttattttcGAATTCTTGGGTAGTCAAGGTTGAAGGCAAGTGTAGaattttcttgggctctcatTCAAGCTATTTATGCTCTTGTTCTTATtcccttaaatattttcgaaatgcTTGTTAATGTATGCatatagggttcgaaattttgacaattttcagtagggttcttgagggattttcgaaatttggaagtgctatatgttttaaggAGTTGCATTTTGAATTATGATGGAAAGAATGGAGTGTTTTGATTGCACA
Proteins encoded:
- the LOC140882746 gene encoding uncharacterized protein, with product MAAITKRIIRLRRDPIHHHFSTSSDPSPNSLGPAEPDPEHRPTPSSYFKDIKANLQMQRKPFSFSNSRPLQSPPSKTLSYQEINKQLSEFRRRSAVPPPSSSDQPASFQELYMKNLSSQTDTSNSTAPSKYLSTATGAKAQFDEIRLRLRKLQDTTMSQRHDPSGKPMDPMSLARLKESLKLKPGEMNSPQLIIGGTESLPASFFGKDKKEVGGEDNGASTAGTLKYARSYNYEEMGKKLASLRPDKKGKWFSLQELNDRLDKMRLLEEKETESSSSSILYKELRECLVAIDSKSEGQAKRDIHQQYTLSYLGGTPSFMLKPPKDHLLEKYFHPDHMSTAEKLKLELQKVRDEFKMSESDCGSARVQVAQLTTKIKHLSTALHKKDKHSRKGLQEMVQRRKKLLKYLRKTDWDSYTLVLSKLGLRDNPDLKA